A genome region from Maridesulfovibrio salexigens DSM 2638 includes the following:
- the fabG gene encoding 3-oxoacyl-ACP reductase FabG has product MSKIALITGASKGIGAAIALQLAEDGYDIWLNYRSDDEGAEKTAAAIREAGRECTPLKFDVTDEEAVENALAPLLQEEVPYIVVNNAGFARDSIMMMMSSDDWNKVLQVHLTGFFNVTKPVVSRMLRKRTGRIINIASTSGETGVAGQTNYSAAKAGLIGATRSLAVEVAKRNILVNAVTPGFIETDMVAELPVDQIKGQIPLKRLGTPQEVAGVVSFLCSDKASYITGQTIAVNGGIHT; this is encoded by the coding sequence ATGTCGAAAATTGCTTTAATTACCGGAGCCAGCAAGGGCATCGGCGCAGCTATCGCCCTGCAACTGGCTGAAGACGGCTACGATATCTGGCTCAACTACCGCAGTGATGATGAAGGAGCAGAAAAGACCGCTGCCGCCATCCGCGAGGCTGGCCGGGAATGCACCCCGCTTAAATTTGATGTCACCGATGAAGAGGCTGTCGAGAACGCACTTGCTCCGCTCTTACAGGAAGAAGTACCCTACATTGTGGTTAATAATGCAGGATTCGCACGTGATTCAATCATGATGATGATGTCTTCCGATGACTGGAACAAAGTGCTGCAAGTACACCTGACCGGTTTTTTCAATGTAACCAAGCCCGTTGTTTCCCGTATGCTGCGTAAACGGACCGGAAGAATCATCAACATAGCTTCCACTTCCGGCGAAACAGGCGTTGCCGGACAGACCAATTACTCCGCAGCCAAGGCCGGACTCATCGGTGCTACCCGCTCCCTTGCGGTGGAAGTTGCTAAACGCAATATTCTGGTAAATGCGGTTACCCCCGGATTTATCGAGACCGACATGGTTGCCGAGCTGCCTGTAGATCAGATCAAAGGCCAGATCCCCCTTAAAAGACTGGGAACACCGCAGGAAGTTGCCGGGGTTGTATCCTTCCTCTGTTCGGACAAGGCATCTTACATCACCGGACAGACAATTGCAGTTAACGGCGGCATTCATACCTAA
- a CDS encoding efflux RND transporter periplasmic adaptor subunit, with the protein MTKKCILVAMLGAAIMFLVLWMTGSFESAVIEEGRVVSIRRAEVPAGIAIAELVDVPVVYEAVGTVRPETEASIEAQVTGKVLNVMVRSGQKVRKGDKLIVLDSREFKTRLESAQQGLKSAQAAERQAREAINAAKAESGTATATWKRMKKLFADEVATQDELDRVEAAYLKARAALAQAEDGLDAASAGVRQARKGVEAALINLDYTTITAPADGEVAKRMVEPGDLAFPGKPLMMIQTGGTLRLEALVREGVIGQVRIGQKLDVDIQALGEKGEAVVEEVVPSADPLTRTFLVKAGLEPLPGLYPGMFGRLLIPVGKKQTVFIPARAVSRVGQLETVLVKVNDSWEPVYVRSGARYGDKLEILSGLSGNETVGFDLSSTGGKQ; encoded by the coding sequence ATGACAAAAAAATGTATTCTGGTAGCCATGCTTGGTGCTGCGATAATGTTTCTGGTGCTCTGGATGACCGGTTCTTTTGAGTCCGCAGTGATTGAAGAGGGGCGAGTTGTCTCGATTCGCAGGGCAGAAGTTCCGGCAGGTATTGCCATAGCAGAATTAGTTGATGTTCCTGTTGTTTATGAAGCAGTCGGAACCGTCCGCCCTGAAACGGAAGCTTCCATTGAGGCACAGGTGACCGGAAAAGTTCTTAATGTCATGGTTCGCTCCGGTCAGAAGGTCCGTAAAGGCGATAAACTCATTGTGCTGGATTCCCGCGAATTCAAGACACGGCTTGAGAGTGCCCAGCAGGGACTTAAATCCGCTCAGGCCGCAGAACGTCAGGCTCGCGAAGCCATTAATGCGGCTAAGGCTGAATCCGGCACGGCTACAGCTACATGGAAGAGGATGAAGAAACTTTTTGCGGATGAGGTTGCTACACAGGATGAACTTGATCGCGTTGAAGCGGCTTATCTTAAAGCCCGAGCAGCTCTGGCGCAGGCTGAGGATGGTCTGGACGCAGCCTCAGCAGGCGTCCGGCAGGCCAGAAAAGGAGTTGAAGCAGCCCTAATTAACCTCGATTATACAACAATCACAGCTCCGGCAGATGGCGAAGTTGCCAAGCGTATGGTTGAACCCGGCGACCTTGCTTTTCCCGGCAAGCCGCTCATGATGATTCAGACCGGAGGAACATTACGTCTGGAAGCCCTTGTGCGTGAGGGCGTCATCGGACAGGTGCGTATCGGACAGAAACTTGATGTGGATATTCAGGCTCTTGGAGAGAAAGGGGAGGCTGTAGTTGAGGAGGTCGTTCCTTCCGCTGATCCTTTGACCCGTACTTTTTTGGTCAAAGCCGGACTGGAACCCTTGCCCGGACTTTATCCCGGTATGTTCGGACGTCTGCTTATACCTGTAGGGAAAAAACAGACTGTATTCATTCCGGCAAGGGCAGTGTCCCGTGTAGGGCAGCTTGAGACCGTGCTGGTTAAAGTCAATGATAGCTGGGAGCCGGTCTACGTCCGTAGCGGTGCGCGATACGGAGATAAGCTGGAGATACTCTCCGGTCTGAGCGGTAATGAAACGGTGGGCTTTGACCTTTCCTCCACTGGAGGTAAGCAATAA
- a CDS encoding PAS domain-containing hybrid sensor histidine kinase/response regulator: MKTRERQKDIDHYRLIFEFSPLAMIRFDKTGTIIDCNQKFIDLMGSSREKLIGFNTITRTTPKMSAAVKQAVEGATSEYEDIYTSVTGNKTTYIRAVFNPIEKGKNPTEVIATLEDISERKRVEEELAKTEARFKIMAENTKDLIYYFSVPDKTFKYVSPACLDVTGYPPGTFYADSQFFFDMVHPEWQEFMHQQWMDMAHGKMSPLVEYQIIDRYGKTKWLQQSNVPFYDEEGNPIRVEGIVRDVTELKNALERVEHEKAKAETASRTKSEFLANMSHEIRTPLNGIMGMLQLMESETQTPKQGEYVNAAMQASKRLNNVLSDILDLARVEAGKLNLYNKEFNPADELKHVFELFEVTSRHSGVNLKLKLPPELPLTVTGDPARLQQILTNIVGNALKFTHEGHVLITAQLLPRSTPGNCHILFTVEDTGVGIADDKMNLLFQSFTQASEGYTRQYQGAGLGLSICKRLTELMGGTIAVESNVEQGTTFYISIPFNIPDCKALYRDHHKANPETKNSFAEYRILVAEDEKINRLYTKQYLEQQGFTVETVANGQQVLDKLFYEDFDLVLMDVQMPIINGIEATKAIRKGEAGAHNKRIPIIAITAYAMQGDREQFIEQGMNDYIAKPVIKEELYKTITRTIHLNQSSRASG, from the coding sequence ATGAAAACCAGGGAAAGACAAAAGGACATAGATCATTACAGATTGATTTTTGAATTTTCGCCGCTGGCAATGATCCGCTTTGATAAAACCGGAACCATTATTGACTGCAATCAGAAATTCATCGATCTGATGGGATCAAGCAGAGAAAAGCTTATCGGATTCAATACGATAACTAGAACCACTCCTAAAATGAGCGCCGCTGTAAAGCAGGCTGTTGAGGGAGCTACGTCTGAATACGAAGATATCTACACCTCCGTTACCGGTAATAAGACCACCTATATCCGCGCCGTATTCAACCCGATTGAAAAAGGGAAAAATCCAACCGAAGTTATCGCCACCCTCGAAGACATTTCCGAACGCAAGAGAGTTGAAGAAGAACTGGCTAAGACTGAAGCCCGCTTTAAAATCATGGCTGAGAACACCAAAGATCTTATCTATTACTTTTCAGTACCCGATAAAACATTCAAATATGTCAGTCCGGCCTGTCTTGATGTCACTGGATATCCTCCGGGAACATTTTACGCCGACTCACAATTCTTCTTTGATATGGTCCACCCGGAATGGCAGGAATTCATGCACCAGCAATGGATGGACATGGCCCACGGCAAGATGTCCCCACTTGTGGAGTATCAGATTATAGACCGTTACGGAAAAACAAAATGGCTGCAGCAAAGTAATGTTCCATTTTACGATGAAGAGGGTAATCCCATTAGGGTTGAGGGTATTGTCCGCGATGTAACAGAGCTGAAGAACGCTCTTGAACGTGTTGAGCATGAAAAAGCAAAAGCTGAGACTGCCAGCCGGACCAAATCCGAATTTCTAGCCAACATGAGCCATGAAATACGCACCCCGTTGAACGGGATAATGGGCATGCTGCAACTGATGGAGTCGGAGACACAAACACCCAAGCAAGGAGAATATGTCAATGCGGCAATGCAAGCCTCCAAACGGCTGAACAATGTGTTGTCTGACATACTCGATCTGGCGCGGGTGGAAGCGGGTAAACTGAATCTTTACAACAAAGAATTTAATCCGGCAGATGAACTTAAGCATGTGTTTGAACTTTTCGAAGTCACATCCAGACATTCCGGGGTCAACCTCAAACTCAAATTACCACCGGAACTTCCCCTAACTGTCACCGGCGATCCGGCTCGTTTGCAGCAAATCCTGACGAACATTGTCGGTAATGCCTTGAAGTTCACCCATGAAGGGCACGTATTAATTACGGCGCAACTGCTACCCCGCAGCACCCCCGGCAACTGCCATATTCTGTTTACTGTTGAAGACACCGGAGTCGGAATTGCAGACGATAAAATGAACCTGCTTTTTCAATCCTTCACTCAAGCCAGCGAAGGATATACCCGCCAATATCAGGGAGCAGGACTGGGCTTATCCATATGCAAACGACTTACTGAACTCATGGGTGGTACTATTGCCGTGGAAAGCAATGTTGAACAGGGAACAACATTTTACATATCTATTCCTTTTAACATACCAGACTGCAAAGCCCTCTACCGGGATCATCATAAGGCTAACCCTGAAACAAAGAATTCATTTGCTGAATACCGAATCCTCGTAGCTGAAGATGAAAAAATAAACAGGCTCTACACCAAACAGTACCTTGAGCAACAGGGATTCACAGTAGAAACAGTAGCCAACGGCCAGCAAGTTCTTGATAAATTGTTCTATGAAGATTTCGACCTTGTTCTTATGGATGTACAAATGCCAATAATAAACGGTATCGAGGCAACAAAAGCAATCAGGAAAGGTGAAGCCGGCGCACACAACAAACGCATTCCGATAATTGCCATTACCGCTTACGCCATGCAGGGAGACCGGGAGCAATTCATTGAACAAGGCATGAACGACTACATTGCCAAACCGGTAATAAAAGAAGAACTATATAAGACCATTACGAGAACCATACACTTAAACCAATCCTCTCGAGCCTCAGGTTGA
- a CDS encoding phytoene desaturase family protein codes for MTAYNHIVVGAGISGMTSALLLAKQGYKVALVESFPLPGPTVRGFSRKGVHFETGIHLIGGMGDGDPLDTYFKHLGINDDLVKIPFNEGGCDCFRFEKKKSQICLPYGYEQVRQTLEQAFPSEKTAIDTYLKRIRTIFDSSAFLNFDLDFSLDSLAHDETESLLEYLDSITDNQDLKDLLCCHSLLYGTPPEQAMLSTHALVAGSYFRSSQTIDGGGKALVDAYQKHLKEHGVEIFCGEKAVRINHDADKNFTGLLLDDGNELQGEICIWSAHPAAMLSCVEDGVFRPVFKRRISELQETVSALILFGIAETPVEALQGRNIYLWPESDYSEVLSGRTGMSDNAIFLSAGQTLGRDGKQSVTAIMPYSFDKFSKWQDSSLRNRPQDYLAFKAELMAKFAQQVYARCPELNGQVEFIDAATPLSLRDYCQSPYGSMYGAAHTISQYNPLPATKIKGLLLAGQSIIAPGVMGAVVSAYLTCGFIYGHEKIHEELKCIYSA; via the coding sequence ATGACTGCTTACAACCACATAGTTGTCGGAGCAGGTATTTCGGGCATGACCTCAGCCCTGCTGCTGGCTAAACAGGGATATAAGGTCGCACTGGTGGAATCCTTTCCCCTGCCCGGCCCGACAGTACGCGGCTTCAGCAGGAAAGGAGTTCATTTCGAAACCGGCATCCACCTCATCGGCGGGATGGGTGACGGCGATCCGCTCGATACTTATTTCAAACATCTGGGTATCAACGATGATCTGGTCAAAATCCCTTTCAATGAGGGCGGCTGCGACTGCTTCCGCTTTGAAAAAAAGAAGAGCCAGATCTGCCTGCCCTATGGCTATGAACAGGTCCGCCAGACTTTAGAACAGGCTTTCCCTTCTGAAAAAACTGCCATTGATACATATCTGAAACGGATCAGGACAATTTTCGACTCATCCGCTTTCCTGAATTTTGATCTGGATTTCAGTCTGGATTCCCTTGCCCATGACGAGACAGAATCCCTGCTTGAGTACCTAGATTCCATCACTGACAATCAGGATCTCAAGGACCTGCTCTGCTGCCACTCACTGCTATACGGCACCCCCCCGGAACAGGCCATGCTCTCCACTCACGCCCTTGTAGCCGGATCATATTTCCGGTCATCACAAACCATTGATGGCGGCGGCAAAGCTCTCGTAGACGCTTACCAGAAACATCTCAAGGAGCACGGGGTAGAGATTTTCTGCGGAGAGAAAGCAGTACGCATCAACCATGACGCAGACAAAAATTTCACGGGATTGCTGCTGGATGACGGGAACGAATTACAGGGCGAAATCTGCATCTGGTCCGCTCATCCCGCGGCCATGCTCAGCTGCGTTGAAGACGGTGTGTTCCGTCCGGTATTTAAACGTAGGATCAGTGAATTGCAGGAAACCGTATCCGCACTGATTCTTTTCGGGATAGCCGAAACTCCGGTGGAAGCACTGCAAGGCCGAAATATCTACCTCTGGCCGGAATCAGATTACAGCGAAGTCCTTTCCGGCAGGACCGGGATGTCTGATAACGCCATATTCCTTTCCGCCGGACAAACCCTCGGACGGGACGGCAAGCAGAGCGTTACCGCCATCATGCCCTACAGTTTTGATAAATTCAGCAAGTGGCAGGACTCAAGCCTACGCAACAGACCGCAGGACTACCTTGCTTTCAAAGCCGAACTTATGGCTAAATTTGCGCAGCAGGTATATGCACGCTGCCCGGAATTAAACGGACAGGTTGAATTTATTGATGCGGCAACCCCGCTGAGCTTACGCGATTACTGCCAGTCACCATACGGCAGCATGTACGGAGCGGCTCATACTATTTCTCAGTACAATCCCCTGCCGGCCACCAAAATAAAAGGGCTGCTGCTGGCCGGACAATCCATTATCGCCCCCGGAGTCATGGGTGCGGTGGTTTCCGCCTATCTGACCTGCGGTTTCATATACGGACATGAAAAGATTCACGAGGAACTGAAATGCATTTACAGCGCGTAG
- a CDS encoding sensor domain-containing diguanylate cyclase, whose protein sequence is MLSAIARSAEELTSGKGWPDGVNDLLAALGQATGVSRVWIFQTIKVTDTHITQNYTFEWAAAPRYKQLGMPMFSMFTNKINRPEYRETVQSRLRGEWQKMVIDQLEPGWLKDTLEVQKIKSMLTIPVMVEDNWWGTLGFDDCERAYDWSDVEIALLKTAGYLISNAVLRDRLSAKRRQFSILKELTDSSVWEFDFKTGQIWCSPELLHSVPVPTDNIRFSLHKAMHLIHPDDRRPLISSISRYLKGDRKKVFRFDMRLFTDCGDLRWVELIGNIRSNDSGKPEQLAGILIDIRKRKREEERLRAEAITDPLTGVTNRRLFEHRLQEFIDHSINEGTELSVLFFDIDHFKELNDKYGHQAGDKGLRHLAKICESYLRHNDILARLGGDEFVLLLPKTDPKTASAIGKRLLDAVKSTPFEYDGKIHRMTISIGLASNDGRLTTPARLIERADTALYEAKQRGRNRLETLTGCLLR, encoded by the coding sequence TTGCTCTCTGCAATTGCACGAAGCGCAGAAGAGCTCACATCCGGCAAAGGCTGGCCGGACGGGGTAAACGATCTTCTGGCTGCACTCGGGCAGGCAACAGGAGTGAGCCGTGTCTGGATTTTCCAGACTATAAAAGTCACCGATACTCATATTACCCAGAACTATACTTTTGAGTGGGCTGCCGCCCCCCGCTACAAACAACTGGGCATGCCCATGTTCAGTATGTTCACCAACAAAATTAATCGACCGGAATACCGTGAAACCGTCCAAAGCAGATTACGCGGTGAATGGCAGAAAATGGTCATTGACCAACTTGAACCGGGCTGGCTCAAAGACACCCTTGAAGTGCAGAAAATAAAATCCATGCTGACCATCCCGGTCATGGTAGAGGATAACTGGTGGGGGACTTTGGGCTTTGACGATTGTGAACGAGCCTACGACTGGTCCGATGTTGAAATCGCTCTGCTGAAGACCGCCGGATATCTTATTTCCAATGCAGTACTCCGTGACCGCCTAAGCGCCAAGCGGCGGCAATTCAGTATTCTTAAAGAATTAACAGATAGCAGTGTCTGGGAATTTGATTTCAAAACCGGACAGATATGGTGCTCCCCGGAACTTCTGCATTCTGTCCCTGTGCCGACTGATAATATTCGCTTTTCCCTACATAAAGCCATGCACCTGATTCATCCGGACGACCGCCGCCCTCTGATCTCCTCAATCAGCAGATATCTCAAAGGAGATAGAAAAAAAGTATTCCGCTTTGATATGCGCCTGTTCACTGACTGCGGCGACCTCCGCTGGGTAGAGCTGATCGGAAACATCCGCAGCAATGACAGCGGCAAGCCAGAGCAGCTGGCGGGGATCCTGATCGATATCCGCAAACGAAAACGCGAAGAAGAACGGTTGCGTGCAGAAGCTATCACTGATCCGCTTACCGGAGTAACCAACCGCCGTTTATTTGAACACCGCCTTCAGGAATTCATTGACCATTCCATCAATGAAGGGACTGAGCTATCAGTTCTATTCTTTGATATTGATCATTTCAAAGAGCTTAACGACAAATACGGCCATCAAGCTGGAGACAAAGGCCTACGCCATTTGGCTAAGATTTGTGAATCATACCTTCGCCACAACGACATTTTGGCCCGTTTGGGCGGAGACGAATTCGTCCTGCTCCTGCCAAAGACAGACCCGAAAACTGCATCTGCTATCGGCAAAAGACTTCTCGATGCCGTGAAATCGACTCCATTTGAATATGACGGCAAAATACACCGCATGACTATCAGTATTGGGCTGGCCAGCAACGACGGTCGCCTGACCACCCCGGCACGTTTAATAGAGCGGGCCGACACCGCCCTTTATGAAGCAAAACAAAGGGGCCGAAACAGACTGGAAACTCTCACAGGCTGCCTGCTGCGTTAA
- a CDS encoding beta-ketoacyl-[acyl-carrier-protein] synthase family protein — MYKVAITGIGAISVLGVDLETIADALKQGHSGIEVDEERIKLGFESPLTGVIKDFAPKKWLARKQRKTMPDFAVQAYAAAKQALELSGLTEEDLHNDESGLIFGCDSSCIAALDQVELLKERGETSLIGSGAVFRSMTSCVTMNLNTLFKTRGASWTISSACSSGGHAVGQAFNLIATGQQERIICGGAQELNWQSMCSFDGLGAFSNHTANPSQASRPFDKNRDGLVPSGGAAAIVLERYDLAKERGAEILGVVSGYGFSSDGEHISVPGRDGLARAGSKALKLAGLTPADIDYICAHATSTPAGDGAEAANIHTLFGDNSPRISSTKSMTGHELWMSGASQVVYTTLMNRYGFTAPNINFTEGDDETSGLNILTETDSRPPQKALLNSAGFGGTNSCLVLEF; from the coding sequence TTGTATAAAGTGGCAATCACAGGAATCGGAGCCATATCCGTTCTGGGTGTAGACCTTGAAACCATTGCCGATGCCCTCAAGCAAGGGCATTCAGGTATTGAGGTGGATGAGGAACGAATCAAGCTCGGCTTTGAAAGCCCGCTGACAGGGGTAATCAAAGATTTTGCACCCAAAAAATGGCTGGCCCGCAAGCAACGCAAAACCATGCCCGATTTTGCAGTACAGGCCTACGCTGCCGCCAAACAAGCCCTTGAGCTCTCCGGCCTCACAGAAGAAGATCTGCACAACGATGAAAGCGGACTAATTTTCGGTTGTGATTCCAGCTGTATTGCCGCCCTTGATCAGGTAGAATTGCTCAAAGAACGGGGTGAGACCTCACTTATCGGCAGCGGCGCGGTATTCCGTTCCATGACCTCCTGTGTAACCATGAACCTCAATACACTTTTCAAAACCCGCGGGGCGTCATGGACCATCAGCTCAGCCTGTTCCAGCGGCGGACATGCAGTGGGTCAGGCCTTTAATCTTATAGCCACAGGCCAGCAGGAACGGATCATCTGCGGAGGCGCGCAGGAACTGAACTGGCAATCCATGTGCAGCTTTGACGGCCTAGGTGCATTCTCCAATCACACAGCTAATCCCTCGCAGGCCAGCAGACCCTTTGATAAGAACCGTGACGGACTTGTTCCCAGCGGAGGCGCAGCAGCCATAGTGCTTGAACGCTACGATCTGGCAAAGGAACGCGGAGCAGAAATTCTCGGCGTAGTCAGCGGGTACGGTTTTTCATCAGACGGAGAACATATTTCAGTTCCCGGCAGAGACGGCCTAGCAAGAGCAGGATCCAAGGCTCTCAAACTAGCGGGACTGACTCCGGCAGATATCGATTACATCTGCGCCCATGCCACCTCCACTCCGGCTGGAGATGGAGCTGAAGCAGCCAACATCCACACACTTTTCGGGGATAATTCCCCGCGCATTTCCTCAACCAAATCCATGACCGGACACGAACTCTGGATGTCCGGTGCAAGTCAGGTTGTTTATACAACTCTCATGAACCGATACGGATTCACTGCGCCGAACATAAATTTCACCGAAGGCGATGACGAGACTTCCGGCCTGAACATTCTCACCGAAACCGACAGCCGCCCTCCGCAAAAAGCCCTGCTCAATTCCGCAGGATTCGGCGGCACCAACTCCTGCCTTGTGCTTGAATTCTGA